In Kordiimonas sp. SCSIO 12610, the following are encoded in one genomic region:
- a CDS encoding DUF2306 domain-containing protein: MNFEILDRLPIEILIHLFTALAAFFLGGYQLFRKKGTKHHKQIGWLWFALMTITAVSAIFIRGFEGTGMPTLFGFSPIHLFVVLTLYSVPKAIFEIKRGNVEAHAKSVKGLYMGGMVIAGLFTFLPGRTMWYIFFGG, translated from the coding sequence ATGAATTTTGAAATACTGGACCGGCTACCGATTGAAATACTGATTCATTTGTTCACGGCCTTGGCAGCATTTTTCCTTGGGGGATATCAGTTATTTAGGAAAAAGGGCACAAAGCACCATAAACAGATAGGCTGGCTTTGGTTTGCTTTGATGACAATAACCGCTGTGAGCGCCATTTTTATTCGCGGGTTTGAGGGCACAGGCATGCCCACACTATTCGGATTTTCCCCCATTCACTTGTTTGTTGTCCTGACGCTTTATAGCGTTCCAAAAGCGATTTTCGAGATCAAACGCGGCAACGTGGAAGCGCACGCGAAAAGCGTGAAGGGGCTTTATATGGGCGGTATGGTGATTGCTGGCCTCTTTACGTTCCTGCCGGGCCGCACCATGTGG